Proteins from a single region of Leptospira brenneri:
- a CDS encoding ExbD/TolR family protein produces the protein MKFRKTQKSFNNIELAPLIDVISFIVIYFLMNATLEKNTALKVELPRSSSVAKEKQKDELVITVDKQGKIFLDQSPDPVPLEGLTEKINGFLGPEKERDPKKNKVIIRGDGGASYQVVVKVIDAVNAAGVSRFNLAMVKGTSK, from the coding sequence ATGAAATTTCGCAAAACGCAAAAATCATTTAATAACATCGAGCTTGCGCCTTTAATTGATGTTATTTCCTTTATCGTAATTTATTTTTTAATGAATGCGACCTTGGAAAAAAACACCGCATTGAAAGTTGAACTTCCTCGGTCTTCAAGTGTTGCCAAGGAAAAACAAAAAGATGAACTTGTCATTACTGTCGACAAACAGGGAAAAATATTTTTGGACCAAAGTCCAGATCCCGTTCCCTTGGAAGGGCTTACTGAGAAAATCAATGGTTTCCTTGGTCCAGAAAAAGAAAGAGACCCTAAAAAAAATAAAGTCATTATTCGTGGAGATGGTGGTGCGTCCTACCAAGTTGTGGTTAAGGTAATTGATGCAGTCAATGCTGCGGGTGTTAGCCGGTTTAACCTAGCGATGGTAAAAGGCACATCGAAGTGA
- a CDS encoding MotA/TolQ/ExbB proton channel family protein encodes MSFPFAKSDSIISSVPPQTIPILIIFVSIVGFTIIVERLVYFWKLKSIPQDHFRRVRELAREQKWDEAKDVLTAEVQSPAAVLLRMAFDLKRRGSQFWEEDIRQEGFRQVYLMERYLTGLGTIATIAPLLGVLGTVIGIVRSFAEGAGTQGAEVGISEALITTAMGLGIAIPAYIFYNLFSRMKEEKITEMENVTDLVLPHLNKR; translated from the coding sequence ATGTCTTTTCCTTTCGCTAAATCAGATTCAATCATATCCTCGGTTCCACCACAAACCATTCCCATTTTAATCATATTTGTTTCTATCGTTGGTTTTACCATCATCGTGGAACGGCTTGTTTACTTTTGGAAACTGAAATCCATTCCTCAAGACCATTTTCGTCGGGTAAGAGAACTTGCTCGTGAACAAAAATGGGATGAAGCGAAAGATGTGCTCACAGCGGAAGTGCAATCTCCTGCAGCAGTCCTCCTTCGTATGGCATTTGACCTAAAACGTAGAGGAAGTCAGTTCTGGGAGGAAGACATCAGACAAGAAGGCTTTCGACAAGTTTATTTGATGGAAAGATATCTGACTGGTCTTGGAACCATTGCCACCATTGCTCCGTTACTCGGGGTCCTTGGAACGGTCATCGGAATTGTTCGGTCTTTTGCTGAAGGTGCTGGAACACAAGGTGCAGAGGTGGGGATTTCTGAGGCTTTGATCACTACGGCTATGGGACTTGGAATTGCGATTCCGGCTTACATTTTTTATAATCTTTTTTCTCGAATGAAAGAGGAAAAAATTACAGAAATGGAAAACGTAACAGATTTGGTATTACCTCATCTTAATAAACGATAG
- the recN gene encoding DNA repair protein RecN, with translation MITHLKIRDFALFESLELSLADGLSVFTGESGAGKSLIFDALASLFGGRCSTANIRQGKERYSLQAVLSLTGQNLAKDYLMEQGFRYTGDEIIITKELMKDGKARVKIGESLASTTHLRELGKTMAEIHSQNEQLFLLEKSNQLEFLDRYGNLESLKFKFKSALQQYRHWKQKLIDFEETRRTMLKRKEILEYEIEEIESVSPKEGEDESLSSEESLLANGEKLAENYRLVLEELTEKENSILKVFPTLIHAIQKVSILIPEKKEMLEEWEEVYDRLKSLKSIIREEEEELFFSPERLDMVQSRLQDIKKLKKKYNVSLTEINLLLEEKKSELERWNEQAGDEDFLRIKKDQCLSELKELGFQLSKLRRNVISQFEEDVQKEMFDLGLEGGKLQVVLRWEENPEGEVEEGSKSYFLSESGLDQIEFYFSANPGEKPRPLRKVASGGELSRVMLALRSVLGKRAPSPQMLVLDEVDAGLGGEAAEAMAAKLKKLARNSQILLITHTQQVAASGDHQIKIEKRQEGGRTVSEASVLDFEERKRELARMIGGKQVTSAVLKAATDLLMKKAG, from the coding sequence ATGATTACACATTTGAAAATTAGAGATTTTGCACTCTTTGAGTCCCTGGAGCTTTCCCTTGCGGATGGTCTCTCTGTCTTTACTGGTGAATCTGGTGCCGGAAAATCCTTAATTTTCGATGCATTGGCTTCTCTCTTTGGAGGGCGTTGTTCCACTGCCAATATACGGCAAGGGAAGGAGCGGTATTCTTTGCAGGCAGTCCTTTCTTTAACCGGCCAAAACTTAGCAAAGGACTATTTGATGGAACAAGGTTTTCGTTATACAGGGGATGAAATCATCATTACCAAAGAACTAATGAAAGATGGAAAGGCTCGCGTTAAAATTGGTGAGAGTTTGGCATCCACAACACATTTGCGGGAACTCGGTAAAACCATGGCGGAGATCCATTCCCAAAATGAACAACTATTCTTATTAGAAAAATCCAACCAATTGGAATTCCTTGACCGGTACGGCAATTTGGAATCTTTAAAGTTCAAATTCAAATCAGCATTACAACAGTATCGTCATTGGAAACAAAAACTCATCGATTTTGAGGAAACGAGACGAACGATGCTGAAACGCAAAGAAATCCTCGAATATGAAATTGAAGAGATCGAATCGGTTTCTCCGAAGGAAGGAGAGGATGAAAGTTTATCCTCAGAAGAATCTTTACTTGCCAACGGTGAAAAATTAGCAGAGAACTATCGTTTGGTGTTAGAAGAACTAACAGAAAAAGAAAATTCGATTCTAAAAGTTTTCCCAACTCTCATTCACGCCATCCAAAAGGTTTCTATTTTGATTCCTGAAAAAAAGGAAATGTTAGAAGAATGGGAAGAGGTATATGACAGATTAAAATCTCTTAAGTCCATCATTCGCGAAGAAGAAGAGGAATTATTTTTCAGCCCTGAAAGGTTGGATATGGTTCAGTCTAGACTCCAAGACATTAAAAAATTAAAGAAAAAATACAATGTAAGTTTAACCGAAATCAATCTTTTACTGGAAGAAAAAAAATCTGAACTAGAGAGGTGGAATGAACAAGCTGGGGATGAGGATTTTTTACGAATCAAAAAGGACCAATGCCTTTCTGAGCTAAAGGAACTTGGGTTTCAACTGTCCAAATTACGCCGCAATGTCATTTCTCAGTTTGAGGAAGATGTCCAGAAAGAGATGTTTGATTTAGGACTAGAGGGAGGAAAACTCCAAGTTGTCCTTCGTTGGGAAGAAAATCCTGAGGGGGAAGTGGAAGAGGGTTCTAAATCTTATTTTTTATCGGAGTCCGGTTTAGATCAAATTGAGTTCTATTTCAGTGCCAATCCAGGGGAAAAGCCACGTCCTCTTCGAAAGGTGGCATCGGGAGGAGAATTGTCACGGGTGATGCTAGCTCTTCGGAGTGTGCTTGGAAAAAGAGCTCCTTCTCCCCAAATGTTAGTTCTGGATGAGGTGGATGCGGGTCTCGGAGGGGAAGCAGCAGAAGCAATGGCAGCAAAGCTTAAAAAACTAGCAAGAAACTCGCAAATTCTCCTCATCACGCACACACAACAGGTAGCGGCATCGGGAGACCACCAAATCAAGATCGAGAAACGCCAAGAAGGTGGAAGGACAGTTTCTGAGGCTTCGGTTCTTGACTTTGAAGAGAGGAAACGGGAGTTGGCTAGGATGATCGGTGGCAAACAGGTAACCTCCGCGGTTTTAAAAGCTGCTACAGATCTCCTGATGAAAAAAGCAGGTTAG
- a CDS encoding patatin-like phospholipase family protein, with translation MKDLEGKIHLVSSLPLFRSLSRKEKVWVAESVHIVEAEREEVLFTAGDSDRSLFLILSGGIKLFLPKKGEGKREEEVQYLKKGEYFGIQSLLTGEKHSHTAITVTESRFLVLSQAGFQKLIQKIPYLSITFSKMLTKSLRGELLGGKEYFHNSVVCLVHSDPIAKENLSKELVESIEEESGKKSVILHFGQNGQTDNPYVKSYKFKDSDRIKETLGKHYASHSFIFLEVFPDTDEELKHLLIDEADHIENYISPDKKINLCDSITTESKENEILYHETQIQDIINHGKWEIHIRRKARELSGVQIGVALGGGAALGLAQVGIMKVMEEEGLIPDMIAGTSIGAIIGAFWASGLGYKGILPLLSEIDSIFKMFKLVDLSFPGQGLLHGKHVRSLLEKYLGDLYFEDLPIKLRLISCDISTRQEIVLSEGKVLDAVMSSISIPGVFVPQPQENGKTYVDGGIVNPLPVSALSHEGVGKIIAVNSMPSSKDEMKTNKLLNLNVLDIIVNSLYSLQYRIGKYSAQEADVYLNPILPNSNWFEFWRSAEFIQLGETVVKSSLEEIKQLFSEKT, from the coding sequence ATGAAAGATTTAGAAGGAAAAATTCATCTCGTATCGAGCCTTCCCTTATTTCGAAGTCTCTCTCGAAAAGAAAAGGTTTGGGTGGCAGAATCGGTTCATATTGTTGAAGCGGAACGTGAGGAAGTTTTATTCACGGCAGGGGACTCCGACCGCAGTTTATTCTTAATTCTATCTGGTGGGATCAAATTATTTCTCCCGAAAAAAGGAGAAGGGAAAAGAGAGGAAGAAGTACAATACCTTAAAAAAGGAGAGTATTTTGGAATCCAATCCTTGCTAACAGGAGAAAAACATAGCCATACCGCTATTACCGTTACGGAATCTAGATTTCTTGTTCTTTCCCAAGCGGGGTTCCAAAAGTTAATCCAAAAAATTCCTTACCTTTCCATTACCTTTTCAAAAATGTTAACCAAGTCATTACGTGGGGAATTACTTGGTGGAAAAGAATATTTCCATAACTCCGTAGTCTGCCTTGTTCATTCAGATCCCATTGCGAAGGAAAATTTATCGAAAGAACTTGTCGAATCCATAGAAGAAGAATCCGGCAAAAAATCAGTGATCTTACACTTTGGACAAAATGGACAAACAGATAATCCTTATGTGAAATCCTATAAATTTAAAGATTCCGATAGAATCAAAGAAACGCTTGGCAAACATTATGCGAGCCATTCCTTTATTTTTTTGGAAGTTTTTCCTGACACAGATGAAGAGCTAAAACACCTGTTAATTGACGAAGCCGATCATATAGAAAACTATATTTCTCCTGATAAAAAAATAAATCTTTGTGATTCGATTACCACTGAATCCAAAGAAAACGAAATCCTCTATCACGAAACACAAATCCAAGATATCATCAATCATGGAAAATGGGAAATCCATATCCGTAGAAAAGCAAGAGAACTTTCCGGAGTTCAAATTGGAGTCGCTCTTGGTGGTGGTGCCGCCCTTGGACTTGCCCAAGTCGGAATTATGAAGGTAATGGAAGAAGAAGGACTCATCCCTGATATGATCGCAGGAACCAGTATCGGAGCCATCATTGGAGCCTTTTGGGCAAGCGGACTTGGATACAAGGGAATTTTACCGCTACTCAGTGAAATCGATAGTATCTTCAAAATGTTCAAACTCGTAGATCTTTCCTTTCCAGGCCAAGGGCTTTTGCATGGAAAACATGTACGTTCTCTACTCGAAAAGTATTTAGGAGATTTATATTTTGAAGACCTTCCCATCAAACTAAGACTGATTAGTTGTGATATATCTACAAGGCAGGAAATTGTATTATCAGAAGGAAAGGTTTTGGATGCAGTGATGTCGAGTATTTCCATTCCAGGAGTTTTTGTACCCCAACCCCAAGAAAATGGAAAAACTTATGTGGATGGTGGAATTGTAAATCCTCTTCCTGTTTCTGCTTTAAGCCATGAAGGAGTTGGGAAGATCATCGCAGTCAATTCCATGCCAAGTTCCAAAGATGAAATGAAAACAAACAAACTTTTGAATTTGAATGTTTTGGATATTATCGTCAATAGTTTGTATTCTTTACAATATCGAATTGGGAAATACAGTGCTCAAGAAGCAGATGTCTATCTCAACCCGATCCTCCCCAACTCCAATTGGTTTGAGTTTTGGAGAAGTGCAGAATTCATCCAACTAGGGGAAACTGTTGTAAAAAGCTCCCTAGAAGAAATCAAACAACTGTTTAGCGAAAAAACTTAG
- a CDS encoding PLP-dependent cysteine synthase family protein, producing the protein MIDPISKGIDDLGNSLLQALNNVQGIFGKELSVARPIQDNILQLIGNTPLIRLNRIGSEYTGVQFYLKAEFLNPTGSAKDRTAIAMYMDAERRGKLKKGMSVVLVGAGSSSVSFTWIGKVKGYPVFCLVPLHTSPERIQLLRSYGAEVTVTNEGDSSRLYDLAEEKAKKLGGWIPDEASNPANPNFHFKTTGPEIWRDLQGKVGAVISAPGSGGAITGIGRYLKSQDRRVKVIIAGKKNSPFMEYGKTENPKERERIQLPAVYDPKLIDHYFHVNPEEALHLQADLYEKEGIFAGLTTGTVITGALRFSQSLSESEKNERNPFNIVILSPDRD; encoded by the coding sequence ATGATAGATCCAATTTCCAAAGGCATCGACGACCTTGGCAACAGTCTGCTTCAGGCACTTAATAATGTTCAAGGTATCTTTGGAAAGGAACTTTCCGTTGCCAGACCCATCCAAGACAATATCCTCCAACTCATCGGAAACACTCCTCTCATTCGATTGAATCGAATTGGATCGGAGTATACGGGAGTTCAGTTTTATCTCAAAGCAGAATTTTTAAATCCTACTGGTTCTGCCAAAGATCGCACTGCAATTGCTATGTATATGGACGCGGAGAGAAGGGGAAAACTAAAAAAAGGAATGAGTGTGGTGTTAGTTGGTGCCGGATCCTCTTCTGTTAGTTTTACTTGGATCGGAAAGGTCAAAGGTTATCCTGTATTTTGTCTAGTCCCTCTTCATACAAGTCCAGAACGCATCCAACTCCTTAGAAGTTACGGAGCAGAAGTCACTGTGACCAATGAAGGTGACAGTAGTCGTTTGTATGACCTAGCGGAAGAGAAGGCAAAAAAACTGGGGGGGTGGATTCCCGATGAAGCATCCAACCCAGCAAATCCGAATTTCCATTTCAAAACCACAGGGCCTGAGATTTGGAGAGATTTACAGGGAAAGGTAGGGGCAGTCATTTCCGCTCCTGGATCTGGTGGGGCCATTACTGGGATTGGTCGGTATTTGAAATCCCAAGACCGGAGGGTCAAAGTCATCATCGCAGGGAAAAAGAATTCCCCTTTTATGGAATATGGGAAAACGGAGAATCCAAAGGAAAGGGAAAGAATCCAATTACCCGCAGTTTACGATCCTAAACTCATCGATCATTATTTTCATGTAAATCCAGAGGAAGCCTTACATTTGCAAGCTGACCTTTACGAAAAAGAAGGAATTTTTGCGGGACTGACAACAGGAACCGTAATTACGGGAGCACTTAGGTTTTCTCAGTCTCTTTCCGAATCGGAAAAGAACGAAAGAAATCCTTTTAATATTGTGATCCTCTCGCCCGATAGAGACTAA
- a CDS encoding FKBP-type peptidyl-prolyl cis-trans isomerase has protein sequence MKRFSIILGFLFLTGGLFAEELLIQDTKQGLGREAIRGTTVVVHYTGKLTNGKVFDSSVDRGEPFSFRLGQGQVIQGWERGIVGMKEGGKRKLTIPPEYGYGARAIGPIPANSTLIFDVELIKVK, from the coding sequence ATGAAACGGTTTTCAATTATACTCGGATTTTTGTTTTTAACAGGCGGCCTTTTTGCAGAAGAGCTTCTTATCCAAGACACCAAACAAGGGTTAGGAAGAGAGGCTATTCGTGGAACTACTGTAGTGGTTCATTACACTGGTAAATTAACCAATGGCAAAGTTTTTGATTCTTCTGTGGATCGTGGCGAACCTTTTAGCTTTCGATTAGGCCAAGGACAAGTGATCCAAGGTTGGGAACGAGGGATTGTAGGAATGAAAGAAGGTGGAAAAAGAAAACTCACCATTCCTCCTGAATATGGATATGGAGCGCGTGCGATTGGTCCTATCCCTGCCAACTCAACTCTGATTTTTGATGTGGAACTGATTAAAGTAAAATAA
- the leuD gene encoding 3-isopropylmalate dehydratase small subunit, with translation MKAFTKLKGIAALLDKANVDTDQIIPKQFLRKIERSGFGQHLFHDWRFLDDAGKKPNPEFVLNAPRYQGANILVTRDNFGCGSSREHAPWALEDYGFRSIISPSYADIFYNNCFKNGMLPIVLSEAEVEEIFQAIDKKEGANLEIDLENQVVVTEEGKKYPFEVDAFRKHCLLNGLDDIGLTLQKADFIQKFEEKNQKEVPWLYAKSV, from the coding sequence ATGAAAGCATTTACAAAATTAAAAGGCATTGCTGCTCTTTTAGATAAAGCAAACGTAGACACGGATCAAATCATTCCCAAACAATTCCTTCGTAAGATTGAGAGATCTGGTTTTGGACAACATCTTTTCCATGACTGGAGATTTTTAGATGATGCCGGTAAAAAACCAAACCCTGAATTTGTTTTGAATGCACCAAGATACCAAGGTGCGAATATCCTTGTTACAAGAGATAATTTCGGTTGTGGGTCATCGAGAGAACATGCTCCTTGGGCTTTGGAAGATTATGGGTTTCGTTCTATCATTTCTCCATCTTACGCAGATATTTTTTATAATAACTGTTTCAAAAATGGAATGTTACCAATTGTTTTATCAGAAGCAGAAGTAGAAGAAATCTTCCAAGCGATTGATAAAAAAGAAGGTGCCAATCTGGAAATCGATTTGGAAAACCAAGTTGTGGTGACAGAAGAGGGTAAAAAATATCCTTTTGAAGTGGATGCATTCCGAAAACATTGCCTTCTCAATGGACTTGATGATATTGGTCTCACTCTACAAAAGGCAGATTTTATTCAAAAATTTGAGGAAAAGAACCAAAAAGAAGTTCCCTGGTTGTACGCGAAATCTGTATAA
- the leuC gene encoding 3-isopropylmalate dehydratase large subunit — MKTMFEKIWNDHLVHEEDGTCLIYIDRHLVHEVTSPQAFESLKLTNRKVRRPDATFATMDHNVSTRTRDWKSVDPISVLQMQTLMDNCKENGITLFDINHPDNGIVHVVAPELGLTHPGMTIVCGDSHTATHGAFGALAFGIGTSEVEHVLATQTLVQKKPKTLEIRVDGKLSPLVSAKDIVLAIIGKIGTDGATGYVIEFTGEAIRSLSMEGRMTICNMAIEAGARAGLISPDDTTINYIKGRDFAPKGDAFEVAAAKWRSYASDPGAKFDKTVTLNANEIAPMVSWGTSPGQVIPVTASVPAPNDFTDPIQKKSAESALAYMDLKPGQRLSDVKVNKVFIGSCTNSRIEDLRVVADTIKGKKVSKEVEAIIVPGSGRVKRQAESEGLDKIFLEAGFQWRNPGCSMCLAMNDDVLSPGDRCASTSNRNFEGRQGKGGRTHLVGPAMAAAVAVEGHFVDIREWK, encoded by the coding sequence ATGAAAACCATGTTTGAAAAGATTTGGAATGACCATTTGGTTCACGAGGAAGATGGAACCTGCCTCATCTATATCGATAGACACCTTGTCCATGAGGTGACAAGCCCGCAGGCTTTTGAGAGTTTAAAATTAACAAATAGAAAGGTGCGTCGTCCGGATGCCACTTTCGCTACTATGGACCACAACGTTTCTACTAGAACACGTGATTGGAAATCGGTGGATCCTATTTCAGTTCTCCAAATGCAAACGCTAATGGACAACTGCAAAGAAAATGGAATTACATTATTTGATATCAACCATCCAGACAACGGAATCGTTCACGTTGTCGCGCCAGAGCTTGGCCTCACTCATCCTGGTATGACCATTGTATGTGGGGACTCACATACAGCCACTCATGGTGCTTTTGGGGCCTTGGCTTTTGGAATTGGAACTTCCGAAGTAGAACATGTTTTAGCTACACAAACTCTCGTTCAGAAAAAACCAAAAACTTTGGAAATCCGTGTAGATGGAAAACTTTCTCCTCTTGTCTCCGCAAAAGACATCGTACTTGCCATCATCGGTAAAATTGGAACTGATGGGGCTACTGGTTATGTAATTGAATTTACGGGAGAGGCAATTCGTTCTCTCAGTATGGAAGGTCGTATGACCATCTGTAATATGGCGATTGAAGCCGGTGCTCGTGCAGGTTTGATTTCTCCTGATGACACTACGATCAATTATATCAAAGGTCGGGACTTTGCACCGAAGGGTGATGCTTTTGAAGTAGCAGCTGCTAAATGGCGTTCTTATGCAAGCGATCCAGGTGCTAAGTTTGATAAAACAGTTACACTCAATGCAAATGAAATTGCACCAATGGTTTCTTGGGGAACATCTCCAGGCCAAGTGATTCCTGTAACTGCCAGCGTGCCTGCACCAAACGACTTTACGGATCCAATCCAAAAAAAATCCGCAGAGTCCGCTCTTGCCTATATGGACCTAAAACCAGGCCAAAGACTTTCCGATGTGAAAGTGAATAAGGTGTTTATTGGATCTTGTACAAACTCTCGGATTGAAGACTTACGAGTGGTCGCAGATACCATCAAAGGAAAAAAAGTCAGTAAAGAAGTGGAAGCTATCATTGTTCCAGGATCTGGTCGGGTGAAACGACAAGCAGAATCGGAAGGACTCGACAAAATCTTTTTAGAAGCAGGATTCCAATGGAGAAACCCTGGTTGTTCTATGTGCCTTGCTATGAACGATGATGTTCTTTCACCGGGAGATCGTTGTGCCTCCACTTCCAATAGAAATTTTGAAGGAAGACAAGGGAAAGGGGGACGCACCCATTTAGTTGGCCCTGCCATGGCGGCGGCTGTAGCAGTCGAAGGACATTTCGTAGACATTCGGGAGTGGAAATAA
- a CDS encoding FHA domain-containing protein, giving the protein MENNLRKLLSSFNNGIFLCFVLFPGLLIAEPGFKLRSIELGYYPDVKIRFHANSQTSPQGFVLSEELDSVARLTEAFRFEPMDAKNPVHLYISIPSYTNAEDRRWIIQLANQLVKISEQTGGTSKLQIQSDTNKYSYERIRSNVLDISFPFPKEPIPQYPIRNWENFLEGIPKNKSTEDYILVLVSFANEWQDRFEIPELAKRIRDKNLQLIVLAPSSLEATKLASYANGLHYPISKSDSYSNLFSHLRNLGLEDYQLVYTSPWNLSPWKTNAVVGSLVSLDQGIHFEFRYELSFFKYIYLKLSDPLFFFPVSLFLIFLCLAALYYLRGYEENNQGIFTESPLPESEFSERKEELQVYDRMYGETMEKAARDREIASAISEKIPLSGVSYSFAVLMRREGNQNSEQFQLQFEEVRIGSLESNHLVLSDPTVAGLHAKIKNRKGKYILFDCVSPTGVYLNGKKLLRPKVLQNLDEIQIGKTIFSFRGR; this is encoded by the coding sequence ATGGAAAACAACTTAAGGAAGCTTCTCTCCTCTTTCAATAATGGGATTTTCTTATGTTTTGTTTTGTTTCCTGGACTTCTCATTGCCGAACCTGGATTCAAACTCAGATCCATAGAACTTGGATACTATCCTGACGTAAAAATTCGCTTCCATGCAAATTCTCAGACAAGTCCCCAAGGTTTTGTTCTTTCGGAAGAACTAGATTCAGTCGCTAGGTTGACAGAAGCTTTTCGTTTTGAACCTATGGATGCAAAAAATCCAGTTCATTTGTACATTTCCATTCCTAGTTATACAAATGCTGAAGATAGACGTTGGATCATTCAGTTGGCAAACCAGTTGGTAAAAATTTCGGAACAAACTGGTGGGACTTCTAAATTACAAATTCAATCCGATACAAACAAGTATTCGTATGAAAGGATTCGTTCGAATGTGCTCGATATTTCCTTTCCTTTTCCTAAGGAACCAATACCCCAATACCCCATTCGAAATTGGGAAAATTTTTTAGAAGGGATTCCCAAAAACAAATCCACGGAAGATTATATCCTTGTTCTTGTTAGTTTTGCAAATGAGTGGCAAGACCGATTTGAAATTCCGGAATTAGCCAAACGAATTCGGGACAAAAACCTCCAATTGATAGTTTTAGCACCGAGTTCTTTGGAAGCTACAAAGTTAGCAAGTTATGCGAATGGACTTCATTATCCAATTTCAAAATCGGACAGTTATTCCAATCTTTTTTCTCATTTAAGAAATCTTGGTTTAGAAGACTATCAATTGGTTTATACTTCACCTTGGAACCTATCTCCATGGAAAACAAATGCAGTTGTCGGTAGTTTAGTTTCTCTAGATCAGGGAATTCATTTTGAGTTTCGTTATGAACTTTCATTTTTTAAATACATTTATTTAAAACTATCTGATCCTTTATTTTTTTTCCCAGTCAGTTTGTTTCTCATTTTTCTTTGTTTGGCGGCTTTGTATTATTTGCGCGGATATGAAGAGAACAACCAAGGTATATTCACAGAATCACCTCTTCCTGAGTCGGAATTTTCAGAACGAAAAGAAGAGTTGCAGGTTTATGACCGAATGTATGGAGAAACCATGGAAAAGGCTGCAAGAGACAGGGAGATTGCCAGTGCCATTTCCGAAAAAATTCCTCTCTCTGGGGTTTCTTATTCTTTTGCAGTTCTGATGAGAAGGGAAGGGAATCAAAATTCCGAACAATTTCAGTTACAGTTTGAGGAAGTTAGGATTGGAAGTCTGGAATCCAATCATCTTGTCCTAAGTGACCCCACAGTCGCAGGTCTCCATGCGAAGATAAAAAACCGAAAAGGAAAGTATATATTGTTTGATTGTGTTTCACCAACGGGAGTATACTTAAATGGTAAAAAATTACTTCGCCCAAAGGTATTGCAAAATTTGGACGAAATCCAAATCGGCAAAACGATCTTTTCGTTTCGAGGAAGGTAA
- a CDS encoding ATP-binding cassette domain-containing protein has translation MASTNPFVVQIKNATIETSDGKKIWKGISLEIPKGMIYGIIGESGSGKSTLGFSLFGMVPKDFKLSYETFLVLGEDVLLNQSREKLFMVPQNPNSAFHPFRTIEAQIKDFFKLSGLGGVSYESLFLIWDQLSIPRNHWTEYARTLSGGEKQRILLSLAFLRNPEILILDEPTTGLDAFSEKIVLETVQNLAKNGMSVVFITHELRIVESLASQVTIMKQGEVIESISVLNQNLEPKTEYGKQLKEASLLFQ, from the coding sequence TTGGCCTCGACTAATCCATTTGTTGTCCAAATCAAAAATGCAACCATCGAAACAAGTGATGGGAAAAAGATTTGGAAAGGGATTTCTTTAGAGATCCCAAAAGGAATGATTTATGGAATCATTGGGGAATCTGGGTCGGGAAAATCGACGTTGGGATTTTCATTGTTTGGTATGGTTCCAAAAGATTTTAAGTTGAGTTACGAAACATTTTTAGTGTTAGGCGAAGATGTTCTTTTGAATCAATCTCGGGAAAAGTTATTTATGGTTCCCCAAAATCCCAATTCGGCTTTCCATCCATTTCGAACTATCGAAGCACAGATTAAGGATTTTTTTAAATTATCTGGGTTAGGGGGAGTGTCCTACGAATCTTTATTTCTGATTTGGGATCAGTTATCGATTCCAAGAAATCATTGGACAGAATATGCGAGGACTCTTTCTGGTGGAGAGAAACAGAGAATCTTACTTTCTTTAGCTTTCTTAAGAAATCCAGAAATCCTAATTTTGGATGAACCAACTACGGGACTGGATGCCTTTTCTGAAAAAATTGTTCTAGAAACCGTTCAAAACCTCGCAAAAAACGGGATGTCAGTTGTTTTTATTACACACGAGCTTCGGATCGTCGAAAGTCTGGCCTCTCAAGTTACGATAATGAAACAAGGGGAAGTCATAGAATCCATTTCGGTTCTAAACCAAAACCTGGAGCCAAAAACAGAATATGGAAAACAACTTAAGGAAGCTTCTCTCCTCTTTCAATAA